CCTGTCACTCTCCTTGAtcatggtagaaatggaaatctTTAATACtgaagggaaggggagaatgaGCCTCGAAGCTGATACCTATACCAATACCCACCTCCCAGGCCTCAAAAGTGTCTAAAGGTACAGACGTATTCTGGGACTTGTTTTTGCTGGCCTTGCTCCCTCGGCATGTTGGGAGCTGTAGTCCTTGCCAGCCACAGCCTGGCACAGCTGTTTGATGCCAGCTGCTGCCCACCCCCTGAACGAAGAGTGAGGCTTGGCCTACTCTGCCCTGCCCCCCTCCCCTGCAGTCCTGCCCCATGAGTCAGCTTGAAGCCATGGTCTAGAGCCAGACTGGCtgggtggcaggggagtgaatATAAGAGCGTCTTGTTGACAGGGTGGGAACTGAGAGGGCTCTGGGGTTAATGAGCAGATGCCAGGTATGCTGGGGTCAAGTAGGGCATCATGTCATCCCCTGGCTTCCCCAGGGCAAGGGGTCAAGAGGGCAACTGGGATGACCTGGAAGTGGTGGTGCTAGGGAAAAGGCCCCTCCTGAATCTCTGTGGCTTGGGTGGAGGAAAGAAGGGTAGAAATTAGTGTAGGTTGTACCTTCTGACAAGGTTGGTTGCAGGTAGGATAGTGCAGGTTGCCATTGGTGTTCTGCCCTTTCCAGCCATCCCGCCCACCACAGGGAACCAGGATTTTCTTAGGGATCCCAATTCTTAGGAGAATTTGGTGAAATGGGATAGTGGGGTACAATGATGGGAACTTGGTGTAGGAGAGCTTTTCAGTCCCTGGGTACAAATCTCTCCTTTctgcctgctccccacccccacctctgttCCTGATTCTCCCTTGTACAATtaatctctctgcttctctcatcTGGGAAATTTTTCTCTCCACTGTCAGGACTGCTGCCCAGATGTCTGGGACTTGCATTCTACTTTTTTTGAGCCCTGCTGTGTGCTTACCCCTGTACTTGGGGTTGGATGGAGGGGTGGGACACAGATCTGTCCTCAGGAACTCTATGGTCGGTCTAGAAGATGCCTTACCCACAGGAGTGAGCAGAACTGTTAGTGAGCTTACAGGAAGTAGTAACACTGCCATAGGTGAGGTCTCAGAGAAGGGAGAGGTGCTTATGGTCTGGGGTGGACAGAGCAGACTTTCTGGAGGAGATGGCATTTGACCTATCCAAGGAGGAAAAGTCTTGGGTAGGCATTCAAAGGGCACTCCTTGAAGGGGAAAGAGCACTGTGAATGTCAGACAGCAAAAGAGAAGGCTGACCCTGGGGGCAGTTGGCTTTCAACTTGACATTCCCCTCACCCTAGTATGGGCTGGAATAGTTAGTGAAGACCATCTTATGCACCAGTGGTTTGGGGTTTTGGTGTTGGGTGTGTGAGCACTGGGGGAGGGGCGTGGAGAGGTACTCCCTAGTTGCTTCCAGCTGACTGACTGCTGCGGCCTTATCTCTAGTTTGCAGGGCCTTGCAGGAGGGCCCTGGAAAGTGCCTTCTGGCAGtgaccccttccccttccccttgttGTTTTTGGTCGGATTTGTTGCCTCTTGTTAAAGAGACAGGCTGCTGGAGGCAATTTGGAGTTCAGGGCTGAAGGGCCAGCTCTGAGCTGACTTGAGGTTTGTACCTCTGAGGACCGCTGATGGGGTGTAACTGTGTGTGAGACCTCTGCCCTTAGTACCCTAGGATGGCACTTGTCCCTTTGGAGATAGACATATAAGAAGGAGTTGTGCAATTTGGTGGCTTTGAGTAAGAAAGCTGAATTCTTCCCCTGGCCGCCTCTCAGCTGGCATGGTCTCTTGGATCTTGGGGGTCTCTCATCCCTTCCTCCATGTAGGGCAGGAGTCCTCAAATGGTGGCCCTGACAAGTAGTTATTCTACCTCAACTCACTTGTCACATCCTTATTATACTGAGCCAAGACCTGCCTCTTTGACTCCTTAGGTAGCCCAACTCTGCCATCTGGGCCCTGGACCCTAAGCCTACCCTTTCTGTTCCTGAAGAGCCTCTCACATGGGAGAAGGATGTCCTGGAGTGTACTATATTAGCCTATAATTGGTGACAGGCCTTACCGCTGGCTCCAGTGATCCTGGCTTATGTCTGTTCTTCTCTCCTCAGGGTCCTGCTGAGCTCAGGAGCTGCACGGAATGGTGGCAGTCACCTTGCCAGTGCAGCAGGCATGGATCAGACTGCAAGCTAGGGGCACGAGGCATCAGTTGGGAAGAGGGGACGCACAGCTAGGCTTGAGGCCTCTTCATCGGGGTAAGTACCAGGGAGAAGGGGGGGAAGTGTGTCCAGTAAGAAGCCTGAGCTAAACCTGTCACCCTCTCAGGAGTTCTGAGAGTGATCTCTATATTCCATTAGTCCATCCAGGGATTTGTACACATTCATCCTTGGGAACCCATCAAAGTCACCCCTTTAGGCAAGGAGAGGGTCTGAAACTCAGCTGGAAGGAAGAAGACTCATTGATTCCCCTGACcaccttttcttctcttctcttacaCAGATGTCCCCAGGCCCCCCAGCCCAGGCCCAGCATAAAGGCCGTGTTGGGGGGCCCCCCTGACCCAAGGGGGGCTTCATGCGCCACGTGCAGGCGGAGCTGTCTCCATCCTCAGAGCCGGAGGCTGGCCCTTCACAGCCTCCAGTCAGGCAGGGGGCCCTCCAGGGTGGCCTGCTCATGGGCTACAGCCCAGCAGGGGGGGCGACATCCCCCGGGGTCTACCAGGTATCCATCTTTTCCCCTCCGGCTGGTACCTCTGAGCCTCATAGGGCCCTGAAACGACAAGCCCCACCCACTGAGGGTCCCCGGGAGCTGAAGAgaggccctgggctgggggccAGAGAGGGACTACCCCCTGAAGAACCATCTACTGTGGGGCTCTTGGGCCCAGAGGGACCGGGGCTGGGACTAGGTGTGGCCAGCCAGCATTTCTCCCACCGTGGCCTCTGTGTTGTAGAACAGAGAAGTAGTGTCACCTCATCTTGGACTTCAGGGGCCTGGAGTCCCCCCTGCCCCCCATCAAATGCTTCCTGCAATACTTTGCACACCAGAGACTGGGCCTCCCCAGATCCAGGGGGACAGGGGTCCCTGGGGGAGTCCCCAGGGCCAGCCCCTCCAGGCCAGCTGCACACATTTGACACTGATTTGCACAGTCTTGCACAAATAGGGGGTAAGAGCCCAGTGGCTGGGGTGGGCAATGGGGGTAGCCTCTGGCCTAGGGAGTCCCCTGGCCCTGCCAATGGGCACAGTCCCGAGCACACACCCCCTGGCCCTGGACCCCCAGGCCCCTGCCCCACCAAGCGAAGGCTGCTTCCTGCTGGAGAAGCCCCAGATGTCAGCTCTGAGGAAGAGGGGCCAGCCCCTCGGAGGCGCCGGGGATCCCTGGGCCACCCTACTGCTGCCAACAGTTCTGATGCCAAAGCCACACCCTTCTGGAGCCACCTGCTGCCTGGGCCCAAAGAGCCTGTTTTGGTAAGCCGATAAAGGACctcatttactctttttttactttttttttttttttgagatgggatctcactccatcactgctggagtgcagtggcacaatctcagctgactgcaacctcctcctcccaggctcaagcgatcctccaacctcagcctcccaagtatctgggaccacaggcacatgacattgcacccagctaatttttggtatttttggtagaaatggggtttcgccatgttgcccaagctggtctcgaactcctgagctcaaatcatcgacccaccttggccttctaaagtgttgtgattacaggcgtgagccactgcgcctgtccttCATGTACTCTTAAGTGGATATTTGTGTGGGTACAGGTGGAGGCCTGGGGGGCAGGGTGTTCCTTTGAGAGTTTGTGATGAGCTTCTGCCCCAAAACATACATGGCCTTCACCCTGTCTCTTTTCCCAATCATTTCTCTCCGTAGGACCCAACAGACTGCGGTCCCATGGGGCGGAGGCTGAAAGGAGCCTGTCGCCTGAAGCTGTAAGTGACCAGCTTTTTCCTCTACCCTGTCCCTGAGAATGGGGGCAGAAGTCTGTAATCTTTCCAGCATCCTAGTAGGGGACCCCAGGGCAGAAGCCCTACATAGTGGCAGAGGGTGGAGTCCAAGGGCATAAGCAGGAATCCCAGAATACCTCAAGCCAACCCCCTGTGTTTCCCTTCCTCTACCAGGAGCCCCCTTCGAAGCCTCCGGAAGGGGCCAGGCCTGCTGAGCCCCCCCAGTGCCTCCCCTGTTCCTACCCCTGCTGTCAGCCGTACCCTGCTGGGCAACTTTGAGGTAGCTCCCGTTGGGGTTTGTGATTGCTGGGGTCCTGGGAGAGGTGGGATGGTGGAATGTGGCTTGGATGGATAAGGAAAAGAATTGGCATCTCTCTCATCATGTGTTTTCCCTACCCTAATCCCAGGAATCACTGCTGCGAGGACGTTTTGCACCATCTGGCCACATTGAGGGCTTCACAGCAGAAATTGGAGCTAGTGGGTCATACTGCCCCCAGCATGTCACGCTGCCTGTCACTGTCACATTCTTTGATGTTTCTGAGCAAAATGCCCCGGCTCCCTTCCTGGTATGCCTTGACTCCAACCCCAAAGTCAGCTCATCAGGAGGATGAGGATTTGGGGGTGGGGCCAGGGGGCAAGAGGTATTTCTTACTTATTCCTCACCTAGAAGTGAGTCAGGGCCAGGTGAGGAGAACTCTAGTGTAGGGCAGGGGCAGGTTCAGGGTGAGAGCTTATGGAGAGGGACATGTGTTTAGGGCCCAGGGTTTTCCTAGTCCCCACCTTGACTGATGGCTCCCTGGCCTTCCAGGGCATCGTGGATCTGAACCCCTTGGGGAGGAAGGGTTACAGCGTGCCCAAGGTGGGCACCGTCCAAGTGGTGAGTTTGCCCTGagggagtgggagtggggagagaggaaagCAGCCCTCAGGCCCTACCAACCTTGACTGTCCTGTCCCTAGACCTTATTTAACCCCAACCAGACTGTGGTAAAGATGTTCCTCGTGACCTTTGACTTCTCGGACATGCCTGCTGCCCACATGACCTTCCTGCGCCATCGCCTCTTTTTGGTGCCTGTGGGTGAGGAGGGAAATGCTAACCCCACCCACCGCCTCCTCTGCTACTTGCTGCACCTCAGGTGAGGAGAGGGCCCagggatggctggggaggcccaggTATCCCCTCCCTGAAGAGGACCTCTCCTTGCTTCGATACTGTCCGGATTCTtgcttagtttatttttaaatttttatgtatgtatgtacgtatatatgtatgtatttatttattttcagagatggggtctcgctatgttgcttaggctggtctccaactcctgggctcaagcagtcctcccacctgggtctcccaaagcactggaattacaggcatgagccactgaacccagcctggATTCTTACGTTGATCACATTGTCCTCCTCCAGGTTCCGGAGCTCCCGCTCAGGCCGCTTAAGCCTGCATGGAGATATCCGCCTGCTTTTTTCCCGCCGGAGCCTGGAGCTGGACACAGGGCTCCCCTACGAACTGCAGGCTGTGACCGAGGCCCCTCATAATCCACGTTATTCACCTTTGCCCTGATTGCCAGCACTCTGAACCCATGCGGGCTAATGACCTGCCCATCCTGCTCCATCTTAGAGAACATATATGGAGAGACAGGAAGAGACCCTTCAGGCTTGAATTAAAGCCCTCACCATGCTCACACCCAAATGGATTATTTGGGTGTTTAAAGCTTCTGATTCTTACTACACCCTGCCCTACTTCGGGTACTCCATGTGCCTGTCCCCTCCCTTGGGTTTCCCAGGCCAGCTTAGGTAGCAGGGAGGAACCGGAGCTACCCTGAGATTTTCTCAAGTTCCCAGGCAAGTTATGCCAGCGTTGCCTCCCTGTCCTGGGCAGGGGccacttattattttatttatttttaatttataatttattcaaaTTGGATTGCCTTGGTAACCTCCCACACCTGATAATTGGCATCACTCCTCCCCGCTTCCCACTCTCAGATATTGCTCCAACCTCAGGAGTTGAAGAGGCTTATGcggtgggggcaggaggagaacTGCTCTCCCTCAGCTGAGGGAAGAGGGGCTATTCCAGAGGGACTGAGTCAGTAGCCAAAGACTCAGCTTCCCCTGTCCTTCCCCTAGTCCCTTCACTTCCCCTACCCTCTGACCTATCTCTGAAAGCCAAGttatgcgtatgtgtgtgtgcacaagctTGTCTTTGTGTGGTATGTGTTTGTGAGTGTGcacgtatgcacacacacaggggTTAACCACCCCTCACCTAGGGCTCCAGACTCCAGTTGTCCCTCTCCTCCTACCTGTGTCTCCTTGCTTTGGGGTCCTGACTGAAGAAGGTGTCCAGGGGGCAGAGTCAGGGCCAAGCACTGGGGTGCCTCCTCTCACCTGGCCAGACTCTGACCCACCTACCTCAGCTGGGGTGAGGGGCACCCCTCAAACTCAGTCATGTGGTTCCAAACTACCCCATTCCCCACTCCAGACTCTGACCCAGCCTCAGTCCCAACTCCTGGGGCTGGGCTGAGGGGAACAAGCATTTGCTGAAACttgaaaaaacaaagcaaatcaaaaacaggaaaaaattgtACCTGgtacttttttttagaaaaaaagattaaaaaagaaagaataaattcttGTTTGGAAACTTGAACTAAGctctacttttgttgttgttgttggggagAGGGTGTGAAGGGGGATGGAGGGCCTTCCTGGAGCTGGGACTCAGCCCTTTCTACCAGAGAGGCAACAGGCCTGGGCCCATGAGGTCTTAGGCTAGTCCCTGCTGATTCCTGGGGCCTGGTTTTTCTCCTTTCAGAGGGGTTGGTGGGTAAAGTTCAGCCGTAGAAGCTGAACTCTGAATTGTAGATCAGGATTCTAATACTGGTTCTATTAATGACTTTAGCCCCTCAGAACTTCAGTgccctcatatgtaaaatggaggTGACTACGGAGGTCTCTTGACTACCAGAGCATTAGGGATGTGGGCAAGGTGACATGCTCCAGACAAGGTTGAACGTTGAGGCTGTTTGCTGGACTCTGTATTTAAGACCGGGCATAACAAACCTTGCTTGGGAAGACAGGGAAGGAGCTGCAGTGTCTTTGAggaaagaggggaggggaaaatCTCGGCCCAATCGCCAGGCAATGTTAGGCCCAGTTTCCATGGCAACAGGATTGGGGTCAGTCCCCAGTGGGAGTCCTGGGTACAACACAGCAGGACTACCAGAGAATATCACTATGGCAACCATGGCAACGAGTCAGCTCCAATCCACTAGTCGCTATGGTGACAGATGGGGGCGAGTCTACGCTCTGGTGGGCAAACTGAGTCTCGGGTGAGGACGAAGAATTCAGTGCGTGGTGTCTGAGTGATAATGCCCGCGAAAAATAGCCTCCATTTTGGCCATCAGGCCGGGGATCTTCGGCGTGAACAGCTAAACCCAGAACAACCACAGCCTTCCCCCTTCTCTAGAAGGTCTGCGTTTCCCAGGGAACAACTTGACGCGCCGTTAGACCAAGTAACGCTGATTGGGTGAGTGTTGAAGGGGTGGGAGGCAACGGCCGGAAGTACATCCGGGGGAGCGGAACTGCAAGAGGAAAGGCTCGGGTAGGCTTCTGGGAGCGACGGCTCCGCTTGTCTCGTTGGTTCCGGAGGTCGCTGCGGCGGTGGGAAATGCTGGCGCGCGCGGCGCGGGGCACTGGGGCCCTTTTGCTGAGGGTGAGAGCGAGGCAACCTTTCCAGAGGGTCGGGACAGAGATTACCTGGGTTCTTCGCTGGAAAAGAGCGAAATTCCAACTGTTGGAGAGGACTGGGGTCAGAGGTCATGGTCCCCATGTGATTCTCTCTCCGAGGATCCTGAGGGTCGTGGTTTATGGAGATGCCTTCAGGACCGAGGGGCGGCGTGTCTGGCCAGATGGGATCTCTGCTCACCCTCTTCTTTCCTTCAGGGCTCTCTACTGGCTTCTGGCCGCGCTCCGCGCCGCGCCTCCTCTGGATTGCCCCGAAACACCGTGGTACTGTTCGTGCCGCAGCAGGAGGCCTGGGTGGTGGAGCGAATGGGCCGATTCCACCGGATCCTGGAGCCTGTGAGAAACCTCTTCTGCCCACCCTGGGCTAGCCAGATGACCAATCCCTCACGACATGCAATGTCGGGAGGACCTCCTTTGGGCCTGCCCGCACTGTTAGCTCCCGACTCTGTAGGCCAGACCTGACAGGGCCCAGGCTGCTGACCATCATCCCCATGTTACCACCTTTTCCTATGCATCTCACAGGCCCCATTCTTGGGAATCTCCCCTGCCCACTCTCAGCCCTACCTCTCAGTCTGCATAGAGATGGCTATTCTGCTGGCTCCGATTCTCATGACTCTCCTCTCCATTCAGGGGCCTAGTCTTGCATTCCTGTTCTCTTGGGTTTTCTTACCAGTgacacctcagccttctgaggacTTATTTCTTGGTAGGAGCTGCTGCTTTTCTGGGCATGTTCCATGTGTTGACTCCCTACATACTCCAGGACTAGCTTAGGTCCCAACCCAATAGTTCCCAGCCTTCTGAGGACCCATGACTCCTCTTTCCAGGGTTTGAACATCCT
This genomic window from Pan paniscus chromosome 11, NHGRI_mPanPan1-v2.0_pri, whole genome shotgun sequence contains:
- the ATOSB gene encoding atos homolog protein B isoform X1; amino-acid sequence: MRHVQAELSPSSEPEAGPSQPPVRQGALQGGLLMGYSPAGGATSPGVYQVSIFSPPAGTSEPHRALKRQAPPTEGPRELKRGPGLGAREGLPPEEPSTVGLLGPEGPGLGLGVASQHFSHRGLCVVEQRSSVTSSWTSGAWSPPCPPSNASCNTLHTRDWASPDPGGQGSLGESPGPAPPGQLHTFDTDLHSLAQIGGKSPVAGVGNGGSLWPRESPGPANGHSPEHTPPGPGPPGPCPTKRRLLPAGEAPDVSSEEEGPAPRRRRGSLGHPTAANSSDAKATPFWSHLLPGPKEPVLDPTDCGPMGRRLKGACRLKLSPLRSLRKGPGLLSPPSASPVPTPAVSRTLLGNFEESLLRGRFAPSGHIEGFTAEIGASGSYCPQHVTLPVTVTFFDVSEQNAPAPFLGIVDLNPLGRKGYSVPKVGTVQVTLFNPNQTVVKMFLVTFDFSDMPAAHMTFLRHRLFLVPVGEEGNANPTHRLLCYLLHLRFRSSRSGRLSLHGDIRLLFSRRSLELDTGLPYELQAVTEAPHNPRYSPLP
- the ATOSB gene encoding atos homolog protein B isoform X2, whose protein sequence is MRHVQAELSPSSEPEAGPSQPPVRQGALQGGLLMGYSPAGGATSPGVYQVSIFSPPAGTSEPHRALKRQAPPTEGPRELKRGPGLGAREGLPPEEPSTVGLLGPEGPGLGLGVASQHFSHRGLCVVEQRSSVTSSWTSGAWSPPCPPSNASCNTLHTRDWASPDPGGQGSLGESPGPAPPGQLHTFDTDLHSLAQIGGPCPTKRRLLPAGEAPDVSSEEEGPAPRRRRGSLGHPTAANSSDAKATPFWSHLLPGPKEPVLDPTDCGPMGRRLKGACRLKLSPLRSLRKGPGLLSPPSASPVPTPAVSRTLLGNFEESLLRGRFAPSGHIEGFTAEIGASGSYCPQHVTLPVTVTFFDVSEQNAPAPFLGIVDLNPLGRKGYSVPKVGTVQVTLFNPNQTVVKMFLVTFDFSDMPAAHMTFLRHRLFLVPVGEEGNANPTHRLLCYLLHLRFRSSRSGRLSLHGDIRLLFSRRSLELDTGLPYELQAVTEAPHNPRYSPLP
- the ATOSB gene encoding atos homolog protein B isoform X3, with the protein product MGRRLKGACRLKLSPLRSLRKGPGLLSPPSASPVPTPAVSRTLLGNFEESLLRGRFAPSGHIEGFTAEIGASGSYCPQHVTLPVTVTFFDVSEQNAPAPFLGIVDLNPLGRKGYSVPKVGTVQVTLFNPNQTVVKMFLVTFDFSDMPAAHMTFLRHRLFLVPVGEEGNANPTHRLLCYLLHLRFRSSRSGRLSLHGDIRLLFSRRSLELDTGLPYELQAVTEAPHNPRYSPLP